The region accaaaaaaaataaatacttcattGCAATTGTAATGGAAACAATTAATGCAACACAATAAGCAATGCCAAGGGTAAAACTGACAGAAATGAGGATtaactgaagaaaattggcagtcAATGCTGAACAGATGTGTTTAGTTTTATTACATTCAGATATCAAGCCCAAGAAACATCTCTAGCCGGTAAAACTAAAGTGTTCTCATTATTGTACTGCAGAGTGATACATTTTTTTGGTCAAAACAGGCCAAAAAAACCccacctttaaataaatatacacatgttTTATAAGTGTTAATAAGAAACACTGTTTATTTCAAGTTCCAAGCATACCCAGCGTTACTTGTGGTTTAAAGGTTATTTACAGATATAGTATTTACATGCATTGGAAATAAAAACTTGTGTTAAACCTGTATTAATTATCCAGTGGACATCACACTCACAAGACAGCATTTTCATGATTGTAGTCTGCTCTAAGAATACACTACTTGTAGTAGGGCAAGAGTTCAGAAACTGCCTTGGCTAAAGCCTATCCACTCAATGAATTGATGGAAACCTATTTTTTTCCTCCTTACAAATCACACCCtttttgatttataataatacGTACTGCACAGCCATTAGAAACTATTAATAATTTAGTAGAGCTGATGTAAATGTGGTGTTacctttagaaaaaataaaataaaaaaataacttaacatTAAATTAACTGCATTAAATTGATACCCTGGCCTGGGATTTCTTGGTCAAGTGTCATGGTCCACTGGGAGAGAATATTTCTGTACATGCGACACCTTTAAACTCTCAAGAGTATTTAAAATTGGTCACACTGTATAACTcttataaccatttttttttacatgttaaaaatagTTTCTTTACAGGCCAAGAAATGAAGCCATAGGATCATCAGGCCTGAGACGCTTTATTCTGAAGGCCTCCATTTCTTCTTCTGTTGGTTCCCGTACCTCTGACAGGCTAGTGTATGGTCTGTTACGCTCATCCAGCTGCATGATTTCTCCTACTTGTTTCAAACGAGCTTCCTCTGCATTCAACGCCTAACATCAAACAACAAGAGAATGCAATGTAAAACCTCTATGGGCAATGATGctttttcttcatattttataGATTAAAATAATAGAACACTACTAACGTGCTGCAAACACATGCTATGGTAAACCATGCAATTATTCAGGTTAGTCGTATTTGGGAGTGGCTTACACATAAACACAGCAAGGCGTACAAAAATtagcttttttggggggggaggggcaGCGGACGGACGacagcacaaacaaaaaagctaCTTTGAAACCAATTTCAAAATAGAAAAGCGACTACTTAATATTATGTAcccttttcagtttttctttcttcttgGCCTCATCATCATCACTTTCAGAGTCATGCTTCCTatgatgcttcttttttttcttctttttcttctctttcaATTTTTCTTGGTGCATctgtaacaaatacaaaaagccaTGGACACCAGGCACTATGGTATGCTATAATAACCTTCTGGAAATCTAATGGTCTCTCAGATTAAATACTACGTATGTTTATTCCCTATTAGAATCAACTCACAGTCACtgcaattaaaacatgattaGCACATTCGCAGTGTTAAGAACTTACCTCCATTAAAGTTTTGGGTTCCTCACACTGTTCTTCCCGTATCTCCTCCACACCAGGTACACAAACAATATCACTCTAGAAAACCAACAACATTTGTGAATACACTGCCAAATATAAATCTGTCCAAGCATCATGCAATCAACAATATCCACCATCAATATAacatttaatacataatttaaaacagatgTTTGTCCAACTTCTACAAGCCTGATAAGTGTTAAACAGCAATAAAGAGAAGTATATGTCAACCTGAGGGATACTCACATTGTTGTGTCTACCAGCATCTCCTGTGCAATATGACATCTTGATGAAAGAGTGGCAACACTTGTACCCCCAACGGCCATCCTTCCAATAAGAGCCCCAGATACACTGGAAAGCAGCAACAGACATTCATTCAATTCAAGTAATTTCAGGTCTTATTTATGCACAAGGTATGGTCTAGAAGTTATTAATAGATTTTTGTATACTATTTTTGTGCCTGaggaaaaaaggaagaaagaaaaaaaaagaaaatcttaaaacattttaaacagtggcGTACCTTCACACCTTAGCTCTTTAACTttgtattaatcctgctggtgtcatcgtcccccctcccccccatccaCTTAACATTACTACATATAATATAGTAAAATtaggtctgcaaaaaaaaaaaaaaaaacactcacatcaGACTTATGTATTTGAAGGCTGCAGTATTAAGATCTGCACTCACTGTGTGGTTGTTCACAAGGACATCTTCCTCATATTTGGAGCGTGCCACAGCTTTCTCTTGCCCTTTGATCACAGCTCCATGCCTGGAATACTCTACATAATCCTCTGTCTGAGCCAGCAGCAGCTCTTGTGGAGGGACATCTAAATGCTCTTCACCGCCGTACTGTACACAACAAACATGTTTCATTATCGGGATGTGCTTAATCATAAGATACATAAAAATGATGCTTCAATACCAGCTTTAATTTAATACAAGTAGAGAAATACATACAACCATTATATTTCTTTACACGAATAAACAGTAAACCAACTAATAACCTTCATTAAAGTCAATGACCTGTATTAAATGCTTTAATAATCAGACAGTCCTACACAAACAAATCCACACACCCAGATTGAAATTCTTCATAAAACCTGGTCAGTGaagaataaaaaaagtatttcttccTACCTTTTCCAAGATGCTTCCTTTCTGCTCCTTTTTGAAGTTCTCCTTCTTCACCTTGAAGGACTGGTGCAGAAGCTCCAGCTTCGTGGGGTCAGCCTGAAGATGTACCTCCGAGCCTTTCTCATATGCCTCCCAAGCAAACactatcaaacaaacacaaaaatacacttcCAGCTCTTTCAGTGTGATGAGCCGTGCTGCATGCATACAAAATAAGAACTACTTAAAGAAATATCTAAAAACTTGGTATACACAGAAAAACAGTTGCAGAGCAGCTCTACAATTTACAAGGACTACAATCTTTAAAAATTAGCTGCAAATACTCACACTGTGTCTGGGCCATGGCTATGGTAGCTCCTGAGTGACGTACAAAATTATCTCCTGCATACCCAactctacaaaaaaataaaaatttacatCAATTTGTGCACTGTAGTATTATAAGAGCAGTGTCACTCCTATATTTACAGGAACAATTTTACATAAAAAGCTGAAactagtaaaatatatttatagtagCAGTATTATAATTCATTTAATAAGTCTTCCCCTTTAGCTATTCCTAATGGTATAATCTGGCATGTGCCAGTAAACCAAGATGATGAATGAATCTGCTCAAGCTTAGATTGTACAGTGAAATCAGCATTTGAAACCTTTATCAACAGCTTTAGGTCACAGATATaacaccccacccccctccagaATGTAAGGGTTAAAGAAGTCTAATCATTTTCACAGTATGCACATTTAAGGACATGCACTTCAGCCTGAGAAACTCTGTCATAAGGTAATCATATAAACCTTGAAATGAACCTAGTGTGCCCACCCTTTATTAGTGCTCAATCCCAATCTGTTTTAGTTTTACAACATGGAAATgcatacatattaaatatagaaCAATCTTTAGAGCTCTAAAGCAAACTGCAGGGAACGTTTATTCTATGTTGGTTTGTAGTATGTGGAGTTTGCCAAACTGAAAGCATGATGGCAATACTACTACATAAAGAAAAAGCACATAAAACTTACTCATCTGGGTTCATGCCAGTATTGGCATATGGGTTCTCTCGCATGGCTCTTGTTTTAGGGTCATAGTACGCAGAATTTGGATCTAAATTTCTAAGATACtataaaagaaaaccaaaaaacaatggTTATACACAAGCAAAATCACAGTACAATGTACAGGAcagcaaaacagcaacatttgGTTTACAACCAACCTGCTTCaaccttttttgtttagttagaaATCACTCTTATGTTACAAGAGTGCCTGGGTGATTATTTCACATGCCAACGTTTTAAAAGTGGTACAACTTACAGTACGATTCATGCATAATGTTAACTGCTACAGATCAATTCAATTTATACTTTGATAGATTAATTCACAACTTCTGCTTACCTTTGCGATATCCTCCCTAATACGGAGGTTCCTGACAGTAATTCTTCTCTTTGAGTCAAAGTTCTGTCCTGGCATGTCAATGTCATCGGCATATTTATCTTCATCCTCATCTTCACTATTGTGTTCTCTTTCCTGTAAATATCAAGCAATGTAAAAATCAAGACCCAGTCCACtccatgtaataaaaaataactgcagtatTCTGAATTCACAAGATCACCAATTATTTTCCTGAAAGCGTTCAACGTTAATGAAAAGTCATTATGCTGTTTTCTAacatgtttgaaaatgtgttaaaattaaatGTTGGTTGGTTTAAAATTAcatctgtttttttcttaaagtgcTTAAGATTTGGAATGATTCAGATATAATTTCtttacaaatacatgtattgGCAGGACtggtaaataacaataaacagattAGCTTTTCTTTAATTCTAAGGGGACTTCTGTGGCTTACACATTACATTAGTTATACTTTGCAGggctacaaaaaaaatatgatagtcctgtacagtaaaaaatgttttaaaacaaattgattATAGCATTAGTTCGAACTGAAAACTCAAAACTGGACTTCAGGAAAAGATACGTTGGTGCTCTCACTAGATCCAAACTTTATTCTTATAGCAATAAATACtgtgaatacaaagaatatgaaAGAATTATGTGCAATATTTTATCGGTTGTATCTGTATACTATATTTTTCTCTTCTACTTATAAAATAAACCATCGTACTGCCAGTGAATTATGTTCCCCATCTCCCCATTGTTTTCTTGAGTTctgtaataaaaagaaagatgcaTCAACATATTGAAATACTTGGGGATAGTTATTGTATGGATGTCAACTCAAATGTCATATAAAGCAGTATACATGTAATTCAAAACGAGGTAAAAGGTTATTTTAGTTTCTATGGAAACAATTCAGTGCAAACattacataaatatgtatttattttttttaactgggagCTATAACTCAACTCCAGAGTAGTCCAGCACGTATTGATTTGATGGCTGGCGTGGAATGGAACCCAGGCAAGATACCAAACacatatatgcaaatataaaaaaaaaaaagctacaaaaacCACCATGCAGAACTTACAGCTTGTTCCGTCAGCTTCCCAGAAGCCAGCTCTTCCTGCATTTTTTGAGCTTTCAGGGTACGTTTGGCCTGTCGGAAATagaattactttaaaagaaacaatacatATACCTCAACAATAAAGTGGAACATTCATTCCATGATTGTCGTGTATTCACTACTATATCGACTAATTGATTGTTAACAGTTGTTATTAGGTCTGTTATTACAACTGACAGGCTAAAGGACAAGCTGAGTCTCCAGGATTAGTTGTATACGTACCAGATCAACCTTTGCATACTCCTCTACAATCCTCATGTGCTCCTCTGCATCGTACCCATTCCAACGATCTCTCTTTCCATCGTAGTCGAGTGATAACTGAGGCTGTGAATGTTCATCTGCAGCTATGGCACTTCCTGTAAATTTGGCTGCCACTCTTCGAGGTCTctgtaaaaataatatgaaaatcAGAAAGGGCTACTAAATAATTTGACACCAACTAAAACCCTTGGAACTATTTATATGTAAGCTGCTGGACCTTAGATACCATAGCAATTCAGCAAACCACATACTTGCAGaattgttctgaaagaaagaaccTCTGCTAATAATTTActatatttttcttctttgttaaatgtgctgttcttatctgtaatgtgatatttagcaatctaatattttgtaacaacgaagataagggagtctgctaaaaaataaataatagtccCTAGTATAGACTCAAGAATTCTTAATACTGGTGATGCATCTGAAAATATCAATTaagttatttatgtgtttataaaATAGCCCTACGTTGTTATTTAAAGGAATATGACAGATGTTGTTATATTAATAGAATGTTAGGTTTGGTGTGAATGTACCAAATATTGACAGATCACAGTGGTAGCTACAGTAATGTAATGTCTGACTACCAACCTCTAAGCACTCCTTTTTCTTGTGCGTCATTGCCCCACAGTTCTCACATGCCCCTTTCCGAAATTTAGTAGTAACTTGACCCTgaatatagaaaacaaaagtaatacaTATCCATTTTGCAACTCGCTGACATTATATTCTGAAACAAAAGGTCAACTTGAACTGGGTTATGCTTCATTCTCACCTCTTGCACTCCTCTTTTATACCATTCTCCAATGGAAGAGTACTGCTGCTTCCCTTCATTCTGTGGCCTCTGGTGTCTAAGGGTTGGTCTTTTTGAAGGATCAATGTACCAAGGTACAGAAGAGATGTACTGTGGAATGTGGGGGTTGATATCTCTGTAAATTGTTAAAGAAATTATGGAAACAAGTTATGCCTGTAACATTTCTTCATGCAGTCATCTGTATCATAGAAAAATTGGtcaataatgttttgttaataaatgcagTAGGTCTTGGGCAAAAAACACAGAAGGTACTATTGTTTCTAAATGAATATCTACAGTGTCGTTTATATTGCTTTAAATACCTGCTGTTTTGCGGTAAACTGACTGATGCAATGTGGTTCAGCCAGTGTCATCCTAGGGATGAACACTTACTTTCCCTCTTCGTCGACTTCAGCCGGAGCATTACCCAGCTTTCGCTGCTCTTCCAGTTCCTTCTTCTTCCTCCAGTCTTCCCTTGTCATCTTCTTGGGCTCCTCCACCACACCCTCTGCCCCTTCAGAGTTGGCATTCTCCGCTGGCACACTACCGGCCAACATGGCAATAAGAATAGGGTACAAACTGACAGGAAGGGAAGAAAAGAGATAATTTATAttgtacttctaaaaaaaaaaaaaaaattgaaatgaacaTCAACATGACTCAACCTTGTACCACaacacacctttttttaaaaacaaatacaataaaaaaaattctcttaCTTTTATAAATGTAGTGCCATGTACGTTGGTACCCGTGTGTAGAGGACTACATTTCAATCGGtacattgaactgcagtgcacacttcttgtttttttttttttttttttttttttacttgaactgCAAAAACCAAATGCAATCATACACAAAGTCTTCAGGGTAAAAATTTAATATATGtaatggttttaaagtgaaactgaCGAGACAGTATTATTGTCGTCGCCCCCCCAACTAGGTCAAACAACTACAGGGACTTATAAACGTATGCACTTCCGCCATTATCAGTGTAAATCTTTGCTCTCTTCATCGGCCTCTATTTGACTCGAGAGTCGGTGACAAACACAGGCCTACTACACAAGCACACTATTATGAGGAGCGCAATAAACACAATCGAAATTGTAAAATTGTCAAGACATACCTTTTTCGTTGAACCAAAAACTATTAGTCTTATGTTTACATATATTAACTTCAACGGTTAAAACCACGGACCTGCGTTTTACACTTTAAAACTTCGCCATCTTCCCAGAGTGCAACTGATGTCAACACGTTGGCGTCATCAATTTCAAATACCGACTTATTTCCAATTACCGACTGTCGCCCTGTATAAACCACCCCATATTTACATAACATTATAGCTAGGGTTACCACCTTACGACCCGGGAAAACTgtgattgtcccagttttcagccttcattatatatatatatatatatatagtaaaagtaaagtctctacggcaatgcagaagttcaaaattctttcagcccAACTTTCAATTTAGATTGCTTACCAAAAGTTTCCGTAAAGACATTCATGGTCGCATTCTCGTTATTTTACTTCGAACAGATCAACTACTGCTCGtctattttcttcaaaaaaaccaatttattagttaaaacatgactagaaaaacaaacaacacgttTCAATCCATATTGAAAGGGATTGATGGTGGGagttactgtatttgtaaacacaGAAGCCCTACACCAATGCGTGTTGCCTCTAAACCAGATCACAATACTGTTCTCCAGCAGCATAGGCTTAAATCTAAACCCAGTCAAGTGTTATTGATTATTGAGAACCCTAGTTGAAAGAAATCAAATGACACATTCAGTATTTTGAAATTCATCTGTATGATTTCTGTTGAATGTAATTAAGAATCAGTCACATGTTTTTCTACCTCTTAAAAACCACCTTGTTATTCATGCCAGGTGCTATGCTGTGACCTGCAATTGCAGTCGGTTTCTAAGAAATGATTTATTTAGGAAAACATTGCCTGAATGAAAGAAATAAATGTTATGGAATTCTGGGGGTGCATGTGCAGTGCATATTCAGTGAAGATATGTCTTCTAGCtaatgcttattttaaaacaaacttttttttttacattggtggTTATTGCAGGGTCTCTGTTAAGATGCATTTTACCTGATAAAATCTGAAGTGTGTGGGTTGTAAGTGACCACACTAACCCAGCTCTGCTCTTTCAATGAGATAACAAATAGATTCAAGTTAGAGGCTTTTTCCTACCATACAACATATAGAAAGTCAGATGTCAAGGTTAGCAACactacagttgtgttttttgctAGGCCTGTTTATAAACAAGAACAGGCATAATTTATCAGAATGTTTAGGGATCAGTCTATTTACAAACCTGTCAAAAATAAGAAACATTATGTTATCCCCAAGAAATAATGTATCAAGAGCTACATTTTGAACTGAGTTCTTCCCATCAACAATAGAAGATTCAACTACACAAGGTAAACATTTTGTAGCCATAGATGTACACTAGATACTAGTTTCATCATTGGTTATGTAGAAAAGTTGACTAGAAAGAGATTAGAGGCCAGTAGAATTGAATGTGAGCCAAACAGTTTCTTAAACTGCATGTAGTTCAGTTTATCTGAAGAACCAGAAAGTAGTGTGTTTCTTGTGAAtacaaatatgtactgtatatcatttttaattattaacaatGCCTACAACAACTATGTCCACTGACAGGACATTGCAGTTGCGCGAAGTTAAATGGGGATCGTTTGAAGCTTTCTTTGTTAGAGAAGATGTCTTTGTGAATGGTTTCCTCTTAAGGATGTTTTTATGAGATCCAAGTCTGGTCACTAGGTGTCGCTTCATCCTTTCACTGCACTACTGTTGTTCACATTTGGAACCCAAGCTGAGTGTTCAATCAACAACTACCTGTCTACTCAATGTAGCAACGTCTGGGTCCCAGGCTAAAGAAGGTTTCTAAACGCATTGTTCACAAAA is a window of Polyodon spathula isolate WHYD16114869_AA chromosome 12, ASM1765450v1, whole genome shotgun sequence DNA encoding:
- the LOC121324435 gene encoding pre-mRNA-splicing factor SLU7-like, yielding MLAGSVPAENANSEGAEGVVEEPKKMTREDWRKKKELEEQRKLGNAPAEVDEEGKDINPHIPQYISSVPWYIDPSKRPTLRHQRPQNEGKQQYSSIGEWYKRGVQEGQVTTKFRKGACENCGAMTHKKKECLERPRRVAAKFTGSAIAADEHSQPQLSLDYDGKRDRWNGYDAEEHMRIVEEYAKVDLAKRTLKAQKMQEELASGKLTEQANSRKQWGDGEHNSLAEREHNSEDEDEDKYADDIDMPGQNFDSKRRITVRNLRIREDIAKYLRNLDPNSAYYDPKTRAMRENPYANTGMNPDEVGYAGDNFVRHSGATIAMAQTQLFAWEAYEKGSEVHLQADPTKLELLHQSFKVKKENFKKEQKGSILEKYGGEEHLDVPPQELLLAQTEDYVEYSRHGAVIKGQEKAVARSKYEEDVLVNNHTCIWGSYWKDGRWGYKCCHSFIKMSYCTGDAGRHNNSDIVCVPGVEEIREEQCEEPKTLMEMHQEKLKEKKKKKKKKHHRKHDSESDDDEAKKKEKLKRALNAEEARLKQVGEIMQLDERNRPYTSLSEVREPTEEEMEAFRIKRLRPDDPMASFLGL